The genomic segment CGGTTGGCATGCCCGACTCGGGGATCTCCGACGAGAGCGCCCAGGCGATCCGGTAGCGGCCGGTCGCGGGGAGCTGCAGCCGCCACCGCCAGACCATCGAGTCGTAGGCGGGCAGCTCGACCGCGTAGAGGTGGTCGTTGTCGGGGGCGTCGATGTAGTGCAGTTCGTTGCGGGCGGTGGTTAGTTCGGTCCGCACGCAACGGAGTTCGTGTGACGTCCGCCAGTGGGAGAGCGCAATCGCAACGATGGCCGTAACGAGCAGCAGGCCGCGGAGCGAGAAGCGGGGCGGGCCTCGGCGGACCGGGGGCGGGGTCGGTTCGGTTGGCTGCACGGCTTTCGGTCTGGCTGGGGATTAACCGCCAAGCTGGTGGTGGGCGGGGCAGGGGGGATGCCCCATAGTGTATGCGGGCGGAAGAGGCGGCGGGTACTCCGGGAGGGCGCCAGCACGGCGCAATATTTGCCTAGCTGTTGGCGTCTTGATACGATGATACGCTGGGGTTTTTGCGGCGGATGCGCGTCCCGTGGCCCAGCCCGGCGAGCCGTGAACACCACCTTGCCTTCCTAACTTCCCGGCGCGAAACGCGGTCCCTGGAGCGAGTGATGTTTGGTGAGTCCACCGAACGATGGAGTCTGCCGCTGGGCAGCTGGCGCGGGATCCCGTTGCGGCTGCACCTGTCGCTCTTGGTGGTGGCGGTGGTGGTGACCGCCACGACGGCCACCAGCAACCCGGTGGGCGGAGCGATCCTGTTTGGCGTGGTGCTGCTGAGCGCGATGCTGCATGAGGCCGCGCACCGCGTCGCGGCCTACCGCCTGCACGGCGCCACCCAGCCGTTGACGCTGACGCCCATCGGCGGGCTGCGGCTGCCGAGCGTGGCGTCCGACCCCGAGGCGCAGCTGCTGGTGGCGATGGTCGGCCCGCTGGTCAACCTGACGCTAGTAGTGATCTCCGCCGGCGCGTTGGCCTACACCACGAACAACCTGGCCGAGGTGTTCTCGCTCACGCTCCCGGCCGGGATGCTGACAGGCCCCCCAGCGGCCACGGCGCTCAAGTCCGCGCTGTGGGTCAACTGGCTGATGTTCCTGTCCAGCCTGATCCCCTGCTTCCCGTTCGATGCGGGCCCCGCGCTGCGGGCGCTGCT from the Posidoniimonas corsicana genome contains:
- a CDS encoding metalloprotease; the encoded protein is MFGESTERWSLPLGSWRGIPLRLHLSLLVVAVVVTATTATSNPVGGAILFGVVLLSAMLHEAAHRVAAYRLHGATQPLTLTPIGGLRLPSVASDPEAQLLVAMVGPLVNLTLVVISAGALAYTTNNLAEVFSLTLPAGMLTGPPAATALKSALWVNWLMFLSSLIPCFPFDAGPALRALLWPMLGRTSADVFVAQLARVIGWSLVAAAVIVLQAAPDLAALASTLLGTLGLLVVCSSQHELAHASRTPGVALSGLLEGAPRPVGAKHAPSRQAGIALESAPDEQWRPQGLLAADEELDPLEGPEEDEVVDDILARLHTQGAEALSEEDRRILQRASRRYRQRRG